One stretch of Hydrogenovibrio kuenenii DSM 12350 DNA includes these proteins:
- a CDS encoding transglutaminase-like domain-containing protein — protein sequence MKAYLISSNIIDWDHPEVLAKAKQLSKHLKTDTEVAKACFEFVRDEIAHSWDFKCNPITCKASDVLEYGTGYCYAKSHLLAALLRANGIPAGLCYQRLTINDETPPFCLHGLNAVFLEDYGWYRIDARGNKPGVNAQFCPPDEQLAFPIQIEGEMDLPDIYADPLPQVIETLTTYSTYLEVSEHLPDINPDKF from the coding sequence ATGAAAGCTTACTTAATTTCTTCAAACATCATTGATTGGGATCATCCAGAGGTTTTAGCGAAAGCCAAGCAGCTTTCCAAGCATCTGAAAACCGATACCGAAGTTGCCAAAGCCTGCTTTGAGTTTGTGCGCGATGAAATAGCGCACAGTTGGGATTTCAAATGCAACCCGATAACCTGCAAGGCTTCGGATGTTTTGGAATACGGTACGGGTTATTGTTATGCCAAAAGTCATTTATTGGCAGCCTTACTCAGAGCAAATGGGATTCCCGCTGGGTTGTGTTATCAACGCCTGACGATTAATGACGAAACACCGCCTTTTTGCCTGCATGGGCTGAATGCGGTTTTTTTAGAAGATTACGGTTGGTATCGCATTGACGCGCGAGGCAATAAACCAGGAGTGAATGCACAGTTTTGTCCGCCGGATGAACAATTGGCGTTTCCGATACAGATAGAAGGTGAAATGGATTTACCCGATATTTATGCTGACCCGCTACCCCAAGTGATTGAAACCCTGACGACCTATTCAACTTACTTAGAAGTCTCAGAACACCTACCGGACATCAACCCAGATAAGTTCTGA